A genomic segment from Synchiropus splendidus isolate RoL2022-P1 chromosome 18, RoL_Sspl_1.0, whole genome shotgun sequence encodes:
- the LOC128750044 gene encoding uncharacterized protein LOC128750044 isoform X3, protein MSQLSDMIEALFHQGQFDAPDQELVVVSQSCSVETREPGDMDLQPFTEEVAPRQPRPLLSSAAPPSLPEAGHFSTSNADGGQREARGATQENMDPVHKRRLRLAARLRPQSQALKDSNKKLTANKADQGCCVHPGPQTTGLSLRKERHNKKERQRRVIIRSCCDKLNLLVPFCTKFSDKATTLKWTTAYLEHLQDTYGDALRKEFETIFDESVDPTERSTLWTVVVLLEALVRILSCCGATAMKEQLSCLNKLTGSLLTWRAANETGDGALLCLWFACRGSSVVTHHSLYTQLLRMLEEVGDQFGAMKVKVIKNLC, encoded by the exons ATGAGTCAACTGTCCGATATGATCGAAGCTCTGTTCCACCAAGGTCAGTTTGATGCACCTGATCAGGAGCTGGTGGTGGTGAGCCAGTCCTGCTCAGTGGAGACCAGGGAGCCTGGTGACATGGACCTTCAGCCCTTCACAGAGGAAGTTGCCCCCCGCCAGCCACGGCCGCTCCTCTCTTCAGCCGCTCCTCCGTCGCTCCCTGAAGCAGGTCACTTCTCCACCTCCAACGCAGACGGCGGTCAGAGGGAGGCACGTGGAGCCACGCAGGAG aacATGGACCCTGTTCACAAGCGTCGTCTGCGTCTCGCCGCTCGCCTCCGTCCCCAGAGTCAAGCTTTAAAAGACAGCAACAAGAAGCTCACAGCAAACAAAG CAGATCAAGGTTGTTGTGTTCATCCTGGCCCTCAGACGACTGGGCTGAGTCTTCGGAAGGAGAGACACAACAAGAAGGAGAGGCAGCGCAG GGTGATCATCCGTTCATGTTGCGACAAACTCAATCTCCTGGTGCCGTTCTGTACCAAGTTTTCCGACAAAGCCACGACTCTGAAGTGGACCACAGCTTACCTGGAGCACCTGCAAGACACCTACGGAGACGCGCTCAGAAAG GAGTTTGAGACGATCTTCGATGAGAGTGTGGACCCCACTGAGCGATCCACGCT CTGGACAGTTGTGGTTCTGCTGGAGGCTCTGGTCAGGATCCTCAGCTGCTGTGGAGCGACGGCCATGAAGGAACAACTGTCTTGTTTGAATAAACTGACTGGCTCTCTGCTGACTTG GAGAGCAGCCAATGAGACTGGTGATGGAGCGCTGCTGTGCCTATGGTTCGCCTGCAGGGGGAGCAGTGTTGTGACTCACCATTCTCTCTACACTCAGCTCCTGCGGATGCTGGAAG
- the LOC128749094 gene encoding sodium-coupled neutral amino acid transporter 3-like → MELHKLNGHSQDEGFDGLESVAERVVFIQDKNGPKKEVHFTDFEGKTSFGMSVFNLSNAIMGSGILGLAFAMSNTGILLFIVLLVFIAILSAYSIHLLLRCAGVVGIRAYEQLGNRAFGPTGKVLAACIITVHNIGAMSSYLFIVKSELPLVIQAFLGRHDNTGEWFLNGNYLIIIVSICIILPLALMKQLGYLGYTSGFSLTCMVFFLISVVYKKFNIPCPLDDPLHNASLLENNHTETDNQLCDARMFTVNSQTAYTIPILAFAFVCHPEVLPIYTELRDATKKRMQGVANVSILAMFVMYLLTALFGYLTFFAAVEPELLHTYSRVDPLDVLILCVRLAVLVAVTLTVPVVLFPIRRAILQILFPEKPFHWARHVVIAFCLIFFVNILVIFVPSIRDIFGIIGATSAPSLIFILPGIFYIRIVPEDQEPLLSRPKVQAACFAALGFIFMVVSLSFICVDWVNGGGHSGGGH, encoded by the exons atggaGCTTCACAAGCTGAATGGCcacagccaggatgaagg GTTTGACGGGTTGGAATCAGTGGCGGAGCGCGTCGTCTTTATCCAAGACAAAAACGGCCCGAAGAAAGAAGTCCACTTCACTGAT TTCGAGGGAAAGACTTCCTTCGGAATGTCTGTCTTTAACCTCAGTAACGCTATAATGGGCAGCGGGATTCTCGGATTGGCTTTTGCAATGTCCAACACTGGAATTCTGCTCTTCAT AGTGCTGCTGGTGTTCATCGCCATCCTGTCGGCGTATTCTATCCACCTCCTGCTGAGATGTGCAGGGGTTGTCG GCATCAGGGCGTATGAGCAGCTGGGGAACAGAGCCTTCGGCCCCACTGGGAAAGTTCTCGCGGCCTGCATCATCACAGTACACAACATCGGAG CTATGTCCAGCTACCTCTTCATTGTCAAGTCCGAGCTCCCGCTGGTCATTCAAGCGTTTCTGGGTCGGCATGACAACACCGG AGAGTGGTTCTTGAATGGAAACTACTTGATCATCATAGTTAGCATTTGCATCATTCTTCCTCTTGCACTCATGAAACAACTTG GTTACCTTGGCTACACCAGTGGCTTCTCTCTCACCTGCATGGTGTTTTTCCTCATCTCG GTGGTGTATAAAAAGTTCAACATCCCGTGTCCGCTGGATGACCCGCTTCATAACGCCAGCCTGCTTGAGAACAACCACACCGAGACAGACAACCAGCTCTGTGACGCCCGGATGTTCACGGTGAACTCACAG ACAGCCTACACCATCCCGATTTTGGCCTTCGCCTTCGTCTGTCACCCCGAGGTTCTACCCATCTACACAGAGCTGCGAGA CGCCACCAAGAAACGCATGCAGGGCGTCGCTAACGTCTCCATCTTGGCGATGTTTGTCATGTACCTGCTCACCGCTCTGTTTGGCTACCTGACCTTCTTTG CTGCGGTGGAGCCTGAGCTGTTGCACACCTACAGTCGGGTGGACCCACTCGACGTCTTGATTCTCTGCGTGCGGCTCGCTGTCCTGGTCGCTGTGACTTTGACGGTGCCTGTTGTTCTTTTCCCG ATCCGCAGAGCCATCCTCCAAATCCTGTTCCCCGAGAAGCCCTTTCACTGGGCCCGGCACGTCGTCATCGCCTTTTGTCTCATCTTCTTTGTCAACATTCTGGTGATCTTCGTGCCTTCCATCCGCGACATATTTGGCATCATTG GAGCCACATCGGCCCCCAgtctcatcttcatcctgcCCGGGATATTCTACATCCGCATCGTTCCCGAGGACCAGGAGCCTCTGCTGTCCAGACCTAAAGTCCAG GCTGCTTGCTTTGCTGCTTTGGGATTCATCTTCATGGTCGTGAGTTTGTCGTTCATCTGCGTGGACTGGGTGAATGGCGGGGGCCACAGTGGAGGCGGGCACTAG
- the LOC128750044 gene encoding uncharacterized protein LOC128750044 isoform X2, producing MSQLSDMIEALFHQGQFDAPDQELVVVSQSCSVETREPGDMDLQPFTEEVAPRQPRPLLSSAAPPSLPEAGHFSTSNADGGQREARGATQENMDPVHKRRLRLAARLRPQSQALKDSNKKLTANKDQGCCVHPGPQTTGLSLRKERHNKKERQRRVIIRSCCDKLNLLVPFCTKFSDKATTLKWTTAYLEHLQDTYGDALRKEFETIFDESVDPTERSTLWTVVVLLEALVRILSCCGATAMKEQLSCLNKLTGSLLTWRAANETGDGALLCLWFACRGSSVVTHHSLYTQLLRMLEGVCLSRHLAQHISPLRNHRLFSLKGP from the exons ATGAGTCAACTGTCCGATATGATCGAAGCTCTGTTCCACCAAGGTCAGTTTGATGCACCTGATCAGGAGCTGGTGGTGGTGAGCCAGTCCTGCTCAGTGGAGACCAGGGAGCCTGGTGACATGGACCTTCAGCCCTTCACAGAGGAAGTTGCCCCCCGCCAGCCACGGCCGCTCCTCTCTTCAGCCGCTCCTCCGTCGCTCCCTGAAGCAGGTCACTTCTCCACCTCCAACGCAGACGGCGGTCAGAGGGAGGCACGTGGAGCCACGCAGGAG aacATGGACCCTGTTCACAAGCGTCGTCTGCGTCTCGCCGCTCGCCTCCGTCCCCAGAGTCAAGCTTTAAAAGACAGCAACAAGAAGCTCACAGCAAACAAAG ATCAAGGTTGTTGTGTTCATCCTGGCCCTCAGACGACTGGGCTGAGTCTTCGGAAGGAGAGACACAACAAGAAGGAGAGGCAGCGCAG GGTGATCATCCGTTCATGTTGCGACAAACTCAATCTCCTGGTGCCGTTCTGTACCAAGTTTTCCGACAAAGCCACGACTCTGAAGTGGACCACAGCTTACCTGGAGCACCTGCAAGACACCTACGGAGACGCGCTCAGAAAG GAGTTTGAGACGATCTTCGATGAGAGTGTGGACCCCACTGAGCGATCCACGCT CTGGACAGTTGTGGTTCTGCTGGAGGCTCTGGTCAGGATCCTCAGCTGCTGTGGAGCGACGGCCATGAAGGAACAACTGTCTTGTTTGAATAAACTGACTGGCTCTCTGCTGACTTG GAGAGCAGCCAATGAGACTGGTGATGGAGCGCTGCTGTGCCTATGGTTCGCCTGCAGGGGGAGCAGTGTTGTGACTCACCATTCTCTCTACACTCAGCTCCTGCGGATGCTGGAAGGTGTGTGCTTGTCTCGGCATCTCGCACAA
- the LOC128750044 gene encoding uncharacterized protein LOC128750044 isoform X1, which produces MSQLSDMIEALFHQGQFDAPDQELVVVSQSCSVETREPGDMDLQPFTEEVAPRQPRPLLSSAAPPSLPEAGHFSTSNADGGQREARGATQENMDPVHKRRLRLAARLRPQSQALKDSNKKLTANKADQGCCVHPGPQTTGLSLRKERHNKKERQRRVIIRSCCDKLNLLVPFCTKFSDKATTLKWTTAYLEHLQDTYGDALRKEFETIFDESVDPTERSTLWTVVVLLEALVRILSCCGATAMKEQLSCLNKLTGSLLTWRAANETGDGALLCLWFACRGSSVVTHHSLYTQLLRMLEGVCLSRHLAQHISPLRNHRLFSLKGP; this is translated from the exons ATGAGTCAACTGTCCGATATGATCGAAGCTCTGTTCCACCAAGGTCAGTTTGATGCACCTGATCAGGAGCTGGTGGTGGTGAGCCAGTCCTGCTCAGTGGAGACCAGGGAGCCTGGTGACATGGACCTTCAGCCCTTCACAGAGGAAGTTGCCCCCCGCCAGCCACGGCCGCTCCTCTCTTCAGCCGCTCCTCCGTCGCTCCCTGAAGCAGGTCACTTCTCCACCTCCAACGCAGACGGCGGTCAGAGGGAGGCACGTGGAGCCACGCAGGAG aacATGGACCCTGTTCACAAGCGTCGTCTGCGTCTCGCCGCTCGCCTCCGTCCCCAGAGTCAAGCTTTAAAAGACAGCAACAAGAAGCTCACAGCAAACAAAG CAGATCAAGGTTGTTGTGTTCATCCTGGCCCTCAGACGACTGGGCTGAGTCTTCGGAAGGAGAGACACAACAAGAAGGAGAGGCAGCGCAG GGTGATCATCCGTTCATGTTGCGACAAACTCAATCTCCTGGTGCCGTTCTGTACCAAGTTTTCCGACAAAGCCACGACTCTGAAGTGGACCACAGCTTACCTGGAGCACCTGCAAGACACCTACGGAGACGCGCTCAGAAAG GAGTTTGAGACGATCTTCGATGAGAGTGTGGACCCCACTGAGCGATCCACGCT CTGGACAGTTGTGGTTCTGCTGGAGGCTCTGGTCAGGATCCTCAGCTGCTGTGGAGCGACGGCCATGAAGGAACAACTGTCTTGTTTGAATAAACTGACTGGCTCTCTGCTGACTTG GAGAGCAGCCAATGAGACTGGTGATGGAGCGCTGCTGTGCCTATGGTTCGCCTGCAGGGGGAGCAGTGTTGTGACTCACCATTCTCTCTACACTCAGCTCCTGCGGATGCTGGAAGGTGTGTGCTTGTCTCGGCATCTCGCACAA
- the apex2 gene encoding DNA-(apurinic or apyrimidinic site) lyase 2 → MRATNKCCHKYMHECTFHFRFTSVFAAVVSSTAEMRIVTWNINGIRTFGGGIKEALDSLGADIVCVQETKVTRDLLTERTAIVDGYTSYFSFSRGRSGYSGVATYCKNAATPFAAEEGLSGLLSSQKGAVQCYGDQSGFTTEELQLLDNEGRAVITQHRIKCRDQTRALTVINVYFPRADPDKPERKQFKLNFYKLLQLRAEALLQGGSSVIILGDVNTSHRQIDHCDHSDAENFEDNPGRRWLSNFLTSQEDSDQAPEDAGKFIDTFRLFHPTRTGAFTCWSTLTGARQTNYGTRIDYILADRCLAKQEFVAADIMPEVEGSDHCPVWGELSCALLSNSKPPPLATCYLPEFAGRQQKLSRFLVRVEQRSLPCKQEEALPGSQEEEEQRENLKSFRAGIEGRKRLSQAESAQSKAKKTKTTASSKPKGSLLSFFKPKLTDATLPNHEASIVTSASVKGETDVSSKRVKDSSEESKLQTDPRSPAGHSKKGASMDFWKSVLHGPPPPPSCKAHGEPCVLRTVKKEGPNLGKQFFVCARPQGHASNPEARCNYFAWVEKGRS, encoded by the exons ATGCGAGCCACCAATAAATGCTGTCATAAATATATGCATGAATGCACATTCCACTTCCGGTTTACTTCCGTGTTTGCCGCCGTTGTCTCCTCAACTGCCGAAATGAGGATCGTGACCTGGAATATCAACGGAATTCGAACATTTGGAGGCGGGATAAAGGAAGCCCTAGATTCCTTAGGTGCTGATATTGTTTGTGTTCAAGAGACCAAAGTGACCA GAGACCTGCTGACTGAAAGGACTGCGATCGTGGACGGCTACACCTCTTACTTCAGTTTCAGCCGAGGGCGGAGCGGTTATTCAG GCGTTGCCACGTACTGCAAGAATGCTGCGACACCCTTTGCTGCTGAGGAGGGTCTGTCAGGTCTGCTGAGCAGCCAGAAAGGAGCTGTCCAGTGCTACGGCGACCAGTCCGGCTTCACAACTGAGGAGCTCCAGCTTCTGGACAACGAAGGCAGAGCTGTGATCACTCAGCACAGAATCAA GTGCAGGGACCAAACCCGAGCTCTGACTGTGATCAACGTGTACTTCCCCCGAGCGGACCCCGACAAGCCCGAGAGAAAGCAGTTCAAGCTGAACTTTTATAAGCTGCTCCAGTTGCGCGCGGAGGCCTTGTTGCAAGGCGGCAG CAGCGTGATCATCTTGGGGGATGTCAACACTTCTCATCGGCAGATTGATCACTGCGACCACAGCGATGCT gagaaCTTCGAGGACAACCCTGGCAGAAGATGGCTGAGTAACTTCTTAACCAGCCAGGAAGACTCTGACCAGGCGCCGGAGGATGCAGGGAAGTTCATCGACACATTTCGCCTGTTCCACCCGACTCGCACAGGCGCCTTCACGTGCTGGTCCACCCTCACCGGGGCGCGGCAGACCAACTATGGCACCCGCATCGATTATATACTGGCTGACCGCTGCCTCGCAAAGCAAGAGTTTGTGGCGGCCGACATCATGCCGGAGGTGGAAGGGTCTGATCACTGCCCTGTGTGGGGGGAACTGAGTTGCGCCCTCCTGTCCAACTCCAAGCCTCCTCCTCTCGCCACTTGCTACCTGCCGGAATTTGCTGGCAGGCAGCAGAAACTCTCCCGCTTCCTTGTCCGGGTCGAGCAGAGATCGCTTCCATGCAAGCAGGAGGAGGCGTTGCCTGGGtctcaagaggaggaggagcagagggagaacTTAAAATCCTTCCGTGCTGGGATCGAGGGTCGAAAGCGTTTGTCGCAAGCAGAATCTGCTCAGTCAAAGgcgaaaaagacaaaaacaacagcttCTTCAAAACCAAAAGGGAGTCTTCTGTCCTTTTTCAAACCCAAACTCACAGATGCAACGTTGCCAAACCATGAGGCTTCAATAGTGACATCAGCATCTGTGAAAGGTGAGACAGATGTGAGCAGCAAAAGGGTCAAGGACTCAAGCGAGGAGTCGAAACTCCAAACTGATCCTCGGTCACCTGCTGGACACTCAAAGAAAGGAGCCTCCATGGACTTCTGGAAGTCGGTGCTTCACGGCCCGCCCCCACCACCCAGCTGTAAGGCTCACGGAGAGCCTTGTGTGCTGCGGACGGTGAAGAAGGAGGGGCCAAACCTGGGCAAACAGTTTTTCGTTTGCGCACGTCCTCAGGGTCACGCTTCCAACCCGGAGGCTCGCTGTAACTACTTTGCCTGGGTGGAAAAGGGCCGCTCATaa
- the LOC128749093 gene encoding actin nucleation-promoting factor WAS-like gives MSRGSKTKTESVRSSLLSAQENDKLVELLGRRCASMATTVAQLFMALPHSPSVWSLQQTGVVCFVKDNPQRSYFIRMFDLKAGKQVWEQELYDQIVYSAPLDYFHTFAADDCQVALNFAEPREAQGFRVAVEEKIDQRINRQEKKQRPLPNHDRGSLPPLPLEKPSSGPGSFHMATVEIQSPEASRLHSMPSPSAFKAKTDKKSKKKGAKLSKADIGAPSGFKHVSHVGWDPNNLDPDLWKLLSKAGISEDQMKDKKTSQLIYNVIEQSGGMEAVKREANQAGGPPPPPPGRHGPLPPVPGSAPAPPPPRGRLGPLPPIPGPTRRASPPSHPPPARGMVPPPPLSSRGGPPPPPPPQVTSPPSSKCPPPPPPPSNSVPPPPVPLLRSSGGGPPAPPPPPIADFPPPPPPCGAPPPPVPAASKGGDSRGALLDQIRLGKKLRNVTDSPDPAPPITPDAGEGIVGALMMVMQKRSKVIHSSGESEDEGGDDDDEDDEWDD, from the exons ATGAGCCGAGGATCTAAAACTAAAACGGAGAGCGTGAGGAGCTCCTTGCTGAGCGCTCAGGAGAATGACaagctggtggagctgctgggcAGAAGGTGTGCT TCCATGGCCACGACAGTCGCACAGCTGTTCATGGCTCTGCCTCACAGTCCCTCGGTCTGGAGCCTGCAGCAGACCGGGGTCGTCTGTTTCGTCAAAGACAACCCGCAGCGCTCCTACTTCATTCGCATGTTCGATCTGAAG GCTGGGAAGCAGGTTTGGGAGCAGGAGCTCTACGACCAGATAGTCTACTCCGCCCCGCTGGACTACTTCCACACCTTTGCTGCAGAT GACTGTCAAGTTGCTCTGAACTTTGCCGAACCACGGGAGGCGCAGGGGTTCCGGGTGGCTGTTGAGGAGAAAATTGACCAGAGAATTAACCGTCAAG AGAagaaacagcgccccctgccgAATCACG ACCGAGGCTCCTTACCTCCACTTCCACTAGAGAAAC CATCCAGCGGCCCCGGTTCATTTCACATGGCCACTGTGGAAATCCAGAGTCCAGAGGCCTCCCGCCTCCACTCCATGCCCTCGCCTTCCGCTTTCAAAGCGAAGACGGACAAGAAAAGCAAGAAGAAGGGGGCCAAACTTTCCAAGGCAGACATCGGCGCCCCCAGTGGCTTTAA GCATGTTAGCCACGTTGGCTGGGATCCCAACAACCTGGACCCTGACCTGTGGAAGCTGCTCTCCAAAGCTGGGATCAGTGAAGACCAGATGAAGGATAAGAAGACCTCCCAGCTCATCTACAATGTCATCGAGCAGTCTGGAGGCATGGAGGCGGTCAAGAGGGAAGCCAACCAAG CCGGGGGACCTCCGCCCCCTCCGCCTGGCAGACATGGGCCGCTTCCTCCTGTGCCAGGTTCTgcaccagctcctcctccacctcgagGTCGCTTGGGCCCCCTGCCTCCGATTCCAGGCCCCACGCGGAGAGCGAGCCCGCCTTCTCACCCGCCTCCGGCCAGAGGGATGGTGCCGCCGCCTCCTCTGTCCAGCCGAGGCggcccaccacctcctccaccaccgcaaGTCACGTCTCCCCCTTCCTCCAAGTGCCCGCCGCCTCCCCCGCCGCCGTCCAACAGCGTCCCGCCGCCGCCTGTGCCACTTTTGCGGAGTAGTGGAGGAGGCCCGCCAGCGCCGCCGCCACCCCCCATTGCAGACTTCCCGCCCCCACCTCCTCCATGTGGGGCTCCACCACCACCTGTTCCTGCAGCATCCAAAGGGGGAGACAGCAGAGGGGCTCTGCTGGATCAGATCAGACTTGGAAAGAAGCTCCGCAAC GTGACCGACAGCCCGGATCCCGCTCCACCCATCACACCAGATGCAGGTGAAGGCATCGTGGGGGCTCTCATGATGGTCATGCAGAAGAGGAGCAaagtcatccattcatctg GTGAGAGTGAAGACGAGGGcggagatgatgatgacgaagatGATGAGTGGGATGACTGA